The nucleotide sequence TCTCCATCTTTCCATCGAACagcgcggcggaggtggaagCGCTGCTCCGACTCTTCCACCTAAACTATGAGGAGCAGTTTCACCCACTCGCGTTCGATAGCCCTGATGCCTCAACTTTCCCTAGATCCCCACTCTACGGGGCAGTGGATTTTCCTGTCAGCTGCGGGATGGTGCTCTTGCAGTACGTGGAACTGCGCGTGACTGGCGTCCACAAGGCGCTTTTCGAATTGCTGAAACGTCACTGCACATGTGCGGAAGCGAAGGTAGCGGTGCAGAACATGTATGAGAAGTTGCTTACCGAGCGCACCCCGCAAGACTTGCGCGAGGTTCTTGAGGCCGTCGCGGCGGTTGCCGACTCAATGCCGCCGTTTCGCCACATTGTGGAGAATCTTTCGTTGTTGCAGCCGCGGCAGTACTCTATCTGCAGCTCTCACCGCGCCGACGCCACGACGTTATCCATCTGCTTcaaggtggtggagaaagGGCTGTGCACGGGATGGATGTACGAGCAATGTCTCTGGGCAGCAGGGTTGCCGCACGCGCCGTTTGCAAGCGCCACGCCCTCGGCTGTGCGGCAGCGTATCTGCTCGAACACGGTCATCCTCGCTAAGCGACGTGTCGTGATTCCTTTTGTGATCCGAAGTGTCTCGGCGTTTCGCATGCCGCTCGACCCGCTCGTGCCAATGATCCTCATCGGATCTGGCACCGGGATCGCCCCGTTCCGGGCGTTCCTCCAAGAGCGGGAGGCTTGGCTGATGGAGCGCCAGTTGCAGTCCAGCTGGTGGTGTCCAAAAGAGAAGCTTTGCGGGTGTCCGCACGAGGAGGGCCTGCATCACGGGCACGCCTTGTGCGGCAGCATCCACGTTTTTTTTGgttgtcgccgccgtcacgaGGACTACCTTTTCCGCGACGAGTTGGCGCAGTGGGAGGACAACGGCGTGGTTTGTTCGCTGACCGTCGCCTTTTCCCGTGACGCGAACGATGGCGGACTCTGGTACGACAGCTGCTACGTACAGGACAAGATTCAGGAGTGTGGAGTCGCCATTCTGGACCTCATTCTGCAGCAAAACGCATACGTGTTCGTCTGTGGCGATGCCGATGGTATGGCGAGGGAGGTGCACGACACGCTCCGTGGGCTTatccagcaccgcctctcgCTTACTgacgccgcggccgccaagTTCCTTAAGCAAATGGGCATGGAGGGGAGGTACCTGCGTGATGTGTGGTCGACAAGGATGCGAAAGTGAATGTCTGCAGAAGGTGCCCCGGTTCCTCGTAAGACGCGGCACCCCCAAGCGGAACGTTTCTCGCCCTTTGCGCACCTTTCggcctcttcccctcctgcagctctccctccctcctacACGTGACGGTAACGTCAACGGGGGGTGAGCTGCGCAGTGCCGCCTTGATTGGCCTGCATttgttttttgtttgtttgtttcctttacacttctcttcctcttgaTAACATAGCCCTGATGGGATGATCTTCCCTGAGTGCTGGGGTGTGCCTATGCGACTcgccacccttctctctctctttgcatCACTGCTCTTTGTACTTGTAAGGTGTGAAGACTAGAGTCTACTCCTGCTCATCACAAACtgctccccccgcccccccaaaaaaaagtCGCGACGGACACGAACGAAGGCCTCTTCAGTATTCATGCATGACTCACCTTTCGTCAGATGCccaggcacacgcgcatgccGTACTTTTCTACTTCacaggggaaagaggagggtaGCGCTTGCCCAGTGCATCGATAGTGCGCACGGCTTTTCATATCCTCAGTGCGCAGCTcaacctttttttttgcgttcTGGTGTGAATTCTCTCCATGAAGGACGAACACacagtgagagggagaggacggCGACCGACGTTTCTTCGGCGCTAGTTAAGGTTTCGGTGCTCTTTCCAGGAAGGTATTCTTGCTGTTGCAGATGCCAAGTCTCACCTCGTCTACGGACTCTCGATTTGCACACCTCTCCGCGCCTAAGCCGTTGGGCCGACGCCGCACATGCGCGGGTCTAGTCTGCCGGGATACAGAcacgcctttttttttttacttaTTGGTTCTTCTGTCCATCTACCTGGCGCGTCGCTGCATCTTGAACCGAAGCCGACTCCTGAAGCACGAGTGCGGCTCAGCACTCCCcacgccacacacgcacacacacacacgcagacacacgcctGCAGGTATATGTGAAGGTGGGCGCCTTTTTAGTCTGTCTCTTCGTTTCATCGAGCTTCTGCGGTGCAGGCGCGGTGCGGCATCAACGCAaccacagagaggagaggggaataACGGTGCACCTTACGGAAAGCGAAAAAACGATTAAGGGAGAACGCACCGTTTTCTTCGTCGAGAAGCGCTTGCTGTGCCTTGTGTCGAGGATCTGTAAACACAAAGGCTGCTCTACTCGTTTGCGTGAGTGTTTCTTGCTGCAGTAGCGCTATTGGCTGTTCGACATGTCCGTTCACATCTCCAGCACCACTGTTGTGGCGTCGTTGTGGGGTCCGGAAGACGTGACGTCCATTCCACTGCACTCCAGTGGGCAGTTTCTGTCGCTTCACCTATCTCCGACATCCATCAGCGGTGATGATACCGTCACGTCTGTGGCCTTCCACCCCGTCGATGAGACCTGCTTCGTGCTGGGGACAGAAGCCGGCAAGGCGTATGgggcgtcgctgcaggagaaTAAACTTTTTCTCCTTGCAGACGTTGGCGAACGCGGCGCGCTGCGATGCGCCACTTTTTGTCCCGGGTACCTGACAAGCCCAATCGTGGTGTTCGCCGGCAGTGACAATCGACTTGTTTTCCTCGACTGGCAACGCGGCACTGTTCTGCAGGATGTCCTGGCGACGGCGCACGAGCGGCCGATCTTGCGTATTGTTACGGGGGCCTCGACAGAGTCTCTCTTCTGCACAGTGAGCTCGGACGCTGTATCTTGCTGGGAGCCCCTTGTAAATGACAACCTCGCATGCGCCAACGACCCGTCGAGCTCCACTGTTCCAGTGACCAGCCTGCAGGGATCAGGTAGCGCTACGGGCGCTGCTGGTACTTCCCCTAAAGACCGCAGCGCTTCTGGGTTCTCGATGCTGCGCTACGGCTGCTCTGGCAGTGCATTGCCAACCCAGTGCACTCTTCAGCTTCAGCGGGAAGGCAACGTTGTGCCAAGGCCCGCCTACAGCCTTACACATCGCTTTCTTGGAGTTCACATTCTTCACCCATCCCTGTTAGTCTCCGTGGAAGCGAACGGTGTGCTATCTCTCTGGTCACGACCTGTAGCTCTTGGCGATCACGAGGCCGCGGCGCATCGAAGACGACTTTGCCTGCAGGAGAGCTCTACAacaccgtcgctgctgcgagtgCGTTGCTCTGCACACTGCGGCGCTCTCATTGTTCTTGGGGCAGATGTTGCGACGGTGGATAAGCTGGGCGCTCATGTGGAGCCGGTGGTGGCCTTCGTCGTTGGGCAGACGCTGGCCGGTGCCGGCATTGTACGACTACccagccgcggcgcaggggTTCTAGCAAAAGACCGAGCTGTGGCGGTTATCCAGGTGAACGCGTTGCAGTCAGATTGTGTAGCATGCCTCTTGAACACCGGTGTCGTGCATGTTGTGCTCCCCAGCACGTTTCACTTAGTCTTCTCTATCCCCTCACCATCACTAGGCAAGCTTGGCCATCGCCTCGGCCCACGATCGCACTGGAACTTCACGCCCTCTGGGCCTACGTTTGGTGCCATGTGGGCTGAgaatgtcctcctcctcctacaCCTGCCAACGGCGCGGTGGGGCAATGCAAGTGCTCTGCCTGTTACGGAAACCGCCACGCTGAACGCCGCATCGAACGCTGCTTCATCAGCTGGAGAGGTACTTGGCAAGGGCCGAGTCCCCGACTCGTCGAAAGCGTCACGACGAGGCGGCCACATCGACGACACAGCAGCAATggcaggcggtgctgtggtggtggcccaATCGTTTCTGCGTTCCTGTCCCGCACTACGGTCGACACCTTCCCAGCGAGGAGTGGCGCCCGATCCTGCGCATAGTAGCGTAGAGGCTGCCCTCGCTGTGCTGTCGTTACGCCGGCTACCCATCGTCGTGCCGAGGAAGGGATTCCCTGATAGGTGGCCAGACGTCAACGAGGTGGACCTGTGCGCCCTGAAGGCGGAGATGACGGCGCGCCGGACCAGTGGCGCCAAAAAAGACGACAGGGACACGGTCGCTCATTGCCATTCGATCTGgtcgtcggcagcggcgtttTGCGACAcactctccccttcctcctgccAGTACAATTTGCAtcagctgcacacgcactTGCTCAAATACGGCGTCTTTCCGCACCAGTACAGGCCTGCGATTTGGCGCTTTCTTGCCGGACTGCCAAGTAAGGCGAAGACGGCGTCGCAGTTTGCCGCATTCGCCCGGCGACCACCCCACCTCGCTGTGTCGCAGCTCATGAACCCTTTCCCGCTCCCTCCGTCCAGCATTCGCGACGCCGTGGAGAGTGCCCTCTCCTGTCTCTGCTGGGCTTCCCCTGTCTTTACTCTCGCTTCCTACCTGCCGGTGCTCGTGTACCCGCTTAGCATGGTTTTCCAGGAGGACGTGCAGAGCGTTGTGGAGCTTGTGTTGGTGTTTTTCCTCAACTGGGGAAGGGACTTCTTTACGTCCCACCCTCACGGCCCGGCAACGCTGCTCATGGCTATggagcgccagctgcaccgACTAGACGGCCCACTATGTCAGCATCTCGACGCCATGGGTGCCGGCGTGGCGGTGTGGGGATGGGAACTGCTGACAAGCTTCTTCACGGACTCCTTCACGGGGGCCGAATGGATGCAGGTCATGGACCACGTGTTTACTGCGCCTCCGCTGTGGCTCTTCGCCTTTCACTTGACACTCGTGCGCTCCCGACTTCGACcggcgctgacggcggcggtgggcgtAGACGAGGTGCGTGGCGTACTACGCCGCgtgcccaccaccgccgctgcccctccAGCATCGTCGCCGCAGAAGTCACTGCAGTGGTTGATAGAGCAGGGCTATCGGCTTTATCACCGTTGGTCATGCGAGTCCGATGACTCCTTGACGGCCCTCTCCTCATTCAAGGTGTTTCAGACACTAACCCCTAAGTTCGAGTACCCTGTGAAGCTTGCTCATGATGCTGTCGTCCTCGCTGAGAAGCTACGCGAGCTTTCACTTTTGAAACGTAGTCGTGatgaggaaaagagagctgCGACTCACTTGGACG is from Leishmania panamensis strain MHOM/PA/94/PSC-1 chromosome 35 sequence and encodes:
- a CDS encoding hypothetical protein (TriTrypDB/GeneDB-style sysID: LpmP.35.4850) translates to MSVHISSTTVVASLWGPEDVTSIPLHSSGQFLSLHLSPTSISGDDTVTSVAFHPVDETCFVLGTEAGKAYGASLQENKLFLLADVGERGALRCATFCPGYLTSPIVVFAGSDNRLVFLDWQRGTVLQDVLATAHERPILRIVTGASTESLFCTVSSDAVSCWEPLVNDNLACANDPSSSTVPVTSLQGSGSATGAAGTSPKDRSASGFSMLRYGCSGSALPTQCTLQLQREGNVVPRPAYSLTHRFLGVHILHPSLLVSVEANGVLSLWSRPVALGDHEAAAHRRRLCLQESSTTPSLLRVRCSAHCGALIVLGADVATVDKLGAHVEPVVAFVVGQTLAGAGIVRLPSRGAGVLAKDRAVAVIQVNALQSDCVACLLNTGVVHVVLPSTFHLVFSIPSPSLGKLGHRLGPRSHWNFTPSGPTFGAMWAENVLLLLHLPTARWGNASALPVTETATLNAASNAASSAGEVLGKGRVPDSSKASRRGGHIDDTAAMAGGAVVVAQSFLRSCPALRSTPSQRGVAPDPAHSSVEAALAVLSLRRLPIVVPRKGFPDRWPDVNEVDLCALKAEMTARRTSGAKKDDRDTVAHCHSIWSSAAAFCDTLSPSSCQYNLHQLHTHLLKYGVFPHQYRPAIWRFLAGLPSKAKTASQFAAFARRPPHLAVSQLMNPFPLPPSSIRDAVESALSCLCWASPVFTLASYLPVLVYPLSMVFQEDVQSVVELVLVFFLNWGRDFFTSHPHGPATLLMAMERQLHRLDGPLCQHLDAMGAGVAVWGWELLTSFFTDSFTGAEWMQVMDHVFTAPPLWLFAFHLTLVRSRLRPALTAAVGVDEVRGVLRRVPTTAAAPPASSPQKSLQWLIEQGYRLYHRWSCESDDSLTALSSFKVFQTLTPKFEYPVKLAHDAVVLAEKLRELSLLKRSRDEEKRAATHLDALRKAAERASVEEAAFLQQQRARVAAKYDASAASWLVHVALEQSRQEREAEERQLWWNALQRQTRNAEELEGLRAEMNMVECQLRHDTVDHHMEQLKWRLASHLTDEELLRLQTDADAQVERAVRRIEAEAQRHTEDRTQYAAAPPLVVEALPVEKANARAQASGHEVEDFQSPTEPSPTAARTDKECDNTRQPSARQGGAVSSKEEESVDAPEAPAAAEALGAPSQPSGARINVHERPLRPSSTGASSKAPSPVSLAAENEAGDRGVVSLQPRTHGAPPLRADVPQAQVPVDDAVEPSNGRELHANVSERAKRSVRVDPTKSRARPVPPPRHAYCTAASEHGETALTQRRFLELRDRVLSRLEGYTRTGSAENPLWRYRPPYRGDGGAPVAIDYTPTITATASSQSSYTALTSARRLFDIYDPNQRHSGGDKRQYHTKSQRPPPSPSMDNTTTAMTTMTSLTSSRGQSVSTTTTTTSNDESPSNDTSYDYDYTATGSTTWRTGDTGLTGSSVDDSSSSVTRSTRLYSDHIVQDDRRRPLRASRR